The genomic DNA GGGCCAGTATTATTTGATACGTTGTATTCTGAAGGTTTACTTAAACCTCTAAGTGGGAGTGTGTTGAATGTTGTTAATAAACTTCCAGACACTATCAGTGGTTCACCTGCCAAGAGATTTGATTCTAAAGGTAATATTGTTTGGGTTGGCGCCGCCATATCATCATTTGGTTTCACAATAAACAAGGATTACTTGAAAACCTACAATCTTCCTGAACCTGATAAATGGATTGATTTGGCTAATGAAACTTATGGTTTAACTCTCCCAAGGACTTCTGTGGGTGTAGCTAATGCTGTGACATCCACATCTAATACCCGTATGTATGAGATTATTATTCAACGTTATGGTTGGGTTGATGGTTGGAAGATAATTACATTGATAGGTGCAAATGCTGAGATATATGATCAGTCTGAAGCTGTTAGGGAGAGCGTTATATCTAAACGTATTGGTGTGGGTTTAACCATAGACTTCTACGGTTACACTGCACAGATTCAAGCTCCAGGAGTTGCATATTACGTTCTCCCAAGGGATGGAACTATAGTGAATGCAGATCCCATTGCATTGTTAAAGACGAGTAAGAATGTTGAGGCTGCCCAAGCTTTCATTGAGTGGGTTCTATCACCTGAAGGTCAGAAGATATGGCTTGATCCCAATGTAAATCGTATGCCAATAAATGTTGAGGTTTTCAATACCCCTGAGGGTAAGAGTAGGCAAGATCTGTATTTACAGTATAATCTTACATTGAAGGCTGCGACAATAGAGTTTAGTGATGAACTTGCTTCATCCTATGAGCAGGCTTTAATATGGTTCTTTGATTCCA from Candidatus Methanomethylicota archaeon includes the following:
- a CDS encoding ABC transporter substrate-binding protein, coding for GPVLFDTLYSEGLLKPLSGSVLNVVNKLPDTISGSPAKRFDSKGNIVWVGAAISSFGFTINKDYLKTYNLPEPDKWIDLANETYGLTLPRTSVGVANAVTSTSNTRMYEIIIQRYGWVDGWKIITLIGANAEIYDQSEAVRESVISKRIGVGLTIDFYGYTAQIQAPGVAYYVLPRDGTIVNADPIALLKTSKNVEAAQAFIEWVLSPEGQKIWLDPNVNRMPINVEVFNTPEGKSRQDLYLQYNLTLKAATIEFSDELASSYEQALIWFFDSTIVKPQAELRSAWIKLIQAKVNNKISQEKFKELVDILANPTKLTFIDPLTNKPTTFTMEYAQKINSYMKDVDFRTNICSIWRNAAIARYQQVANAVGG